Proteins from a genomic interval of Chloroflexota bacterium:
- a CDS encoding dipeptidase, which produces MPSDHAAELHHASIVIDLSVQYLTRRTARSNQSGLTAVGLTIPMPGDDMAAALPRVSEYYDIILSDPQFCIADSPQAIRDAKVRGQLAHIMLAQDSLFIGNNLKNLLIWKQLGLRIMQLTYNEQNLAGNGCLERHDGGLTQYGRILIREMERAGITLDLTHVGERSFMGACKAACAPVVASHSNPRSVVNNPRNISDDQLKAVRDTGGIVGVTTWAPLIWNGKPGMPVLDDYVRCLEYAINLIGIDHVSTSTDSMGTMGAYPRHDPDPDALPYGSVTDEFDRLAAPPDNNNRQPADFNGIEDYPKLTAALVKRGYADADVKKILGENAMRVFDATWKPGLLR; this is translated from the coding sequence ATGCCATCTGATCATGCCGCCGAACTGCATCACGCGTCCATCGTCATCGACCTCTCCGTGCAGTACCTGACGCGGCGCACCGCGCGCAGCAACCAATCCGGCCTGACCGCCGTCGGCCTCACGATCCCGATGCCGGGCGACGACATGGCCGCCGCGCTGCCGCGCGTGAGCGAGTACTACGACATTATTCTGAGCGATCCGCAGTTCTGCATCGCCGACAGCCCGCAGGCGATCCGCGACGCCAAAGTACGCGGGCAACTGGCGCACATCATGCTGGCGCAGGACTCGCTCTTTATCGGCAACAACCTGAAGAACCTTCTGATCTGGAAGCAACTCGGCCTGCGCATCATGCAGTTGACCTACAATGAGCAGAACCTGGCCGGCAACGGCTGCCTGGAACGGCACGACGGCGGTCTCACCCAGTACGGGCGCATCTTGATTCGCGAGATGGAGCGCGCCGGCATCACGCTCGACCTGACGCATGTCGGCGAACGTTCGTTCATGGGTGCCTGCAAGGCGGCCTGCGCGCCGGTCGTCGCATCACACTCCAACCCGCGCAGCGTCGTGAACAACCCGCGCAACATTTCCGACGACCAGTTGAAAGCCGTGCGCGACACCGGCGGCATCGTCGGCGTGACCACCTGGGCGCCGCTTATCTGGAACGGCAAGCCCGGCATGCCGGTACTGGACGACTACGTGCGCTGCTTGGAATATGCGATCAACCTGATCGGCATCGACCATGTCAGCACCTCGACCGATTCGATGGGCACCATGGGCGCATATCCACGGCACGATCCAGACCCGGATGCGCTGCCGTACGGCAGCGTAACCGACGAGTTTGACCGCCTCGCCGCGCCGCCCGACAACAACAATCGCCAGCCGGCCGACTTCAACGGCATCGAGGACTACCCGAAGCTGACCGCCGCGCTCGTCAAGCGCGGTTACGCGGACGCCGACGTCAAAAAGATACTTGGCGAGAACGCCATGCGCGTCTTCGACGCAACGTGGAAACCCGGCCTGTTGCGCTAA
- a CDS encoding peptide ABC transporter substrate-binding protein has protein sequence MNKRIIAIALLVALLTALSACGGPSTPAPTTAPAAATKAPAAAATTAPAVATTAPKATVTRGGTLRVGLDSDLTTMDPHLSTAAVDRQVYQSMYNPLVRLDKDLTLKPELAEKWEFTDSTTLVFTLRKGVKFHDGTDFNAKAVKINFDRMMNPDTKSLRAAEISSVKEVQIPDDYTVKLILKAPNAALLAALSDRAGMIISPAAIEKYGKDLARNPVGTGPFQFVEWVKDDHLTVKKFDGYWEKGADGQSLPYLDQVTYKPVTDATVRLTSLKTGTLDMINAIAPKDVAGMRGSKDPLLDQVTGLGYQALNTNDAKAPFDKVEARQALNYALDRDAIANNVLFGTVTAGQGPIPPSSWAYDASVNIYKRDVAKSKELLQKAGLTLPVKFPCMIVNSPEAQLLGQALKEQLAEGGFDMDIQLLDFPTALAKQTAKDYVCFQIGWSGRPDPDGNVYSFLYTNAPSNSYNYSNKTVDDLLDKTRTTYDQAQRKGFYAEALKTANQDGAVAYLYWPSDFKAWGAKVNGYLHVPDGMIRTKEMWLAK, from the coding sequence GTGAACAAACGAATAATCGCGATTGCACTGCTGGTCGCGTTACTGACGGCGCTCTCTGCGTGCGGCGGCCCATCCACGCCCGCGCCGACGACCGCGCCCGCGGCAGCCACCAAAGCGCCGGCCGCCGCGGCGACTACGGCCCCGGCCGTAGCCACTACCGCGCCCAAGGCGACGGTCACGCGCGGCGGCACGCTGCGCGTCGGACTTGATTCCGACCTGACCACGATGGACCCGCACCTGTCGACCGCCGCCGTCGACCGCCAGGTCTATCAATCCATGTACAACCCGCTCGTCCGGCTCGACAAAGACTTGACGCTCAAACCCGAGCTGGCCGAAAAGTGGGAGTTCACCGACTCGACCACCCTGGTATTCACTCTGCGCAAAGGCGTGAAGTTCCATGACGGCACCGACTTCAACGCCAAAGCCGTTAAGATCAATTTCGACCGGATGATGAATCCCGATACAAAGTCGCTGCGCGCGGCGGAGATCTCTTCGGTCAAGGAAGTCCAGATACCGGACGATTACACCGTAAAGTTGATCCTGAAAGCCCCGAACGCCGCTTTGCTGGCCGCATTGAGCGACCGCGCGGGCATGATCATCTCGCCCGCCGCCATTGAGAAGTACGGCAAGGATCTGGCGCGCAATCCGGTCGGTACCGGCCCGTTCCAGTTCGTGGAGTGGGTCAAGGACGACCACCTGACGGTGAAGAAGTTCGACGGCTACTGGGAAAAGGGCGCCGACGGCCAGTCACTGCCATACCTCGACCAGGTCACCTACAAACCGGTCACCGACGCCACCGTGCGTCTCACGAGCCTCAAGACCGGCACGCTCGACATGATCAACGCCATCGCGCCGAAGGACGTGGCGGGCATGCGCGGCAGCAAGGACCCGCTGTTGGACCAGGTAACCGGTCTGGGTTATCAGGCTCTGAACACCAACGACGCCAAAGCGCCATTCGACAAGGTCGAAGCGCGGCAAGCACTCAACTACGCCCTCGATCGCGATGCCATTGCCAACAACGTGCTGTTCGGCACCGTGACCGCCGGGCAAGGACCCATTCCGCCGTCGTCGTGGGCCTATGACGCCAGCGTGAACATCTACAAGCGCGACGTTGCGAAATCCAAGGAGTTGTTGCAGAAGGCGGGATTGACGCTGCCGGTGAAGTTCCCGTGCATGATCGTCAATTCACCCGAGGCGCAGTTGCTCGGCCAGGCGTTGAAGGAACAACTGGCCGAGGGCGGCTTCGACATGGATATCCAGTTGCTCGACTTCCCGACCGCGCTGGCCAAGCAGACGGCAAAGGACTACGTCTGCTTCCAGATCGGCTGGAGCGGCCGCCCCGATCCGGATGGCAACGTGTATTCGTTCCTGTACACGAACGCGCCGAGCAATAGCTACAATTACTCGAACAAGACGGTGGATGATCTGCTCGACAAGACGCGCACGACCTACGATCAGGCGCAGCGCAAGGGCTTCTATGCCGAAGCGCTGAAGACCGCCAACCAGGACGGCGCCGTCGCATACCTGTACTGGCCCTCGGACTTCAAGGCCTGGGGCGCCAAGGTCAACGGCTACCTGCACGTGCCCGACGGCATGATCCGCACTAAGGAGATGTGGCTGGCGAAGTAG
- a CDS encoding ABC transporter permease — translation MTSSTAAPDLSATLQKPFVERDWRDFLWRLMRARLAGVGFVIVVTLVAVSILAPLIAPYSPTRQKVTNMLKAPSAENWLGTDELGRDILSRVMYGGQASLQVGLLAVGFAMFIGVALGLVAGYWSNTWLEQVIMRAMDALLAFPGLLIALALVAALGASLQNVIIAVATVSVPAYTRLTRGQVLSVKERDFVIAAHTVGARDRRIILRHILPNVTAPLIVQSSLGVAFAILTEAGLSFLGLGVQPPTPSWGSMLSAGRGFLDSDPWLVVGPGTAIFLAVLGFNFLGDGIRDVLDPRMRNL, via the coding sequence ATGACATCATCCACGGCAGCCCCCGACCTCAGCGCGACGCTGCAAAAGCCGTTCGTCGAGCGCGACTGGCGCGACTTTCTGTGGCGACTGATGCGCGCGCGCCTGGCCGGCGTCGGCTTCGTGATCGTGGTCACGCTGGTAGCCGTTTCGATTTTGGCCCCGCTGATCGCGCCCTACAGCCCCACCAGGCAGAAAGTCACGAACATGCTCAAGGCGCCGAGCGCCGAGAATTGGCTGGGCACCGACGAGTTGGGTCGAGACATTCTGAGCCGCGTGATGTACGGCGGCCAGGCGTCTCTGCAAGTCGGGTTGCTGGCCGTCGGTTTTGCGATGTTCATCGGCGTCGCGCTCGGGTTGGTGGCGGGCTACTGGAGCAACACGTGGCTCGAGCAGGTCATCATGCGCGCCATGGATGCGCTGCTCGCCTTTCCCGGTTTGCTGATTGCGCTGGCACTGGTCGCGGCGCTCGGCGCCAGTCTGCAGAACGTCATCATCGCGGTCGCGACGGTCAGCGTACCCGCGTACACGCGGCTGACTCGCGGCCAGGTACTGTCGGTTAAGGAACGCGACTTTGTCATTGCTGCGCACACGGTCGGCGCAAGGGATCGTCGCATTATCCTGCGGCACATCCTGCCCAACGTCACCGCGCCGTTGATCGTACAATCTTCGCTTGGCGTGGCCTTTGCGATCCTGACGGAGGCCGGCCTCTCGTTCCTCGGTCTGGGCGTGCAGCCGCCGACGCCGTCCTGGGGCTCGATGCTGAGCGCCGGGCGCGGTTTCCTGGACAGCGACCCGTGGCTCGTGGTCGGCCCCGGCACGGCGATCTTCCTGGCCGTGCTCGGCTTCAACTTCCTCGGCGACGGCATCCGCGACGTGCTCGACCCGCGCATGCGAAACTTATAG
- a CDS encoding flavin reductase family protein, translated as MSAIGADLFKDIMRHWAAGVTVVTTRVGLAVHGCTANSFASVSATPPLVCISLAKSSHTYTLISQSRIFAVNILGESQQDLSMRFASSALSAQQRFADEPYHNEATGAPVFDRAIAYADCRIHAEFDVELNSILVGLVVAGRAHAGEPPLIYSDRRYWRMQP; from the coding sequence ATGAGTGCCATCGGCGCCGACCTGTTTAAGGATATCATGCGCCACTGGGCGGCCGGCGTGACCGTTGTCACGACGCGGGTCGGGCTGGCCGTGCACGGCTGCACGGCCAACTCGTTTGCGTCGGTGTCGGCGACGCCGCCGCTGGTGTGCATCTCGCTGGCGAAATCATCGCACACGTACACGCTGATCTCGCAGTCGCGGATTTTCGCTGTCAACATACTTGGCGAGAGCCAGCAGGATCTGTCCATGCGTTTCGCCAGTTCCGCATTGTCCGCCCAGCAGCGCTTCGCCGACGAGCCGTACCACAACGAGGCGACTGGCGCGCCGGTCTTCGATCGCGCCATCGCCTATGCCGATTGCCGCATCCACGCCGAGTTCGACGTCGAGCTGAACTCGATCCTGGTCGGGCTGGTTGTGGCCGGGCGCGCGCACGCTGGCGAGCCGCCGCTCATCTACTCCGACCGGCGCTACTGGCGCATGCAGCCCTAG
- a CDS encoding ABC transporter permease: protein MGNYILKRLLSMVPTIVLVSMIVFFLVRLTPGDPAIAMLGEEATPAAVAALRAEYGWDQPIPVQYAIWLSKVVQGDLGRRVRTNQPVSQAIIERLPTTIELTLFALVISLSIAIPTGIISATRRNSASDLITTTLALIGVSMPSFFLAMLMIFVLSLNLRWLPPMGFTPLAESVTDNLKGMIMPAIALGAGAAAVVARLTRSSLLEVLTQEYIRTARAKGLAERVVITAHALKNAMIPVVTIVGLQVGALLSGAVITETIFVLPGVGKLAVDAIFARDFPMIQGVVLFLSLIFLFSNLLVDVLYAFLDPRIHYA from the coding sequence ATGGGCAATTACATCTTGAAGCGCCTCCTGTCAATGGTGCCGACGATCGTGCTCGTAAGCATGATCGTCTTCTTCCTCGTGCGCTTGACGCCCGGCGACCCCGCCATCGCGATGCTCGGCGAGGAAGCAACGCCCGCGGCCGTCGCCGCGTTGCGCGCCGAATATGGCTGGGATCAGCCGATTCCGGTGCAGTACGCGATCTGGCTATCCAAGGTGGTGCAAGGCGACCTGGGGCGGCGCGTGCGCACCAACCAGCCGGTTAGCCAGGCCATCATCGAGCGCCTGCCGACCACAATCGAGTTGACGCTGTTTGCGCTTGTGATTTCGCTGAGCATCGCCATTCCAACCGGTATCATTTCAGCCACGCGCCGCAATTCCGCATCGGATTTGATCACGACGACTCTGGCGCTCATCGGCGTGTCCATGCCCTCATTTTTCCTCGCGATGCTCATGATATTCGTCCTGTCGCTCAACCTGCGTTGGCTGCCGCCGATGGGATTCACGCCGCTGGCCGAAAGTGTGACCGACAACCTGAAGGGCATGATCATGCCCGCCATCGCGCTCGGCGCCGGTGCGGCGGCGGTCGTCGCGCGCCTGACGCGCTCCAGCCTGCTCGAGGTGCTGACTCAGGAATACATTCGCACGGCGCGCGCCAAAGGATTGGCCGAGCGCGTTGTGATAACGGCCCATGCGCTCAAGAACGCCATGATCCCGGTCGTCACGATCGTTGGGCTGCAAGTCGGCGCCTTGCTCAGCGGCGCGGTCATCACCGAGACGATCTTCGTTCTGCCAGGCGTCGGCAAGCTCGCCGTGGACGCCATCTTCGCGCGCGATTTCCCGATGATTCAGGGCGTCGTGCTATTCCTGTCTCTGATCTTCCTGTTTAGCAATCTGCTGGTCGACGTGCTGTACGCGTTCCTCGACCCGCGCATCCACTACGCGTAG